Proteins from one Leptospiraceae bacterium genomic window:
- a CDS encoding MarR family EPS-associated transcriptional regulator, translating into MLSDDIRHKIFKALEENPEVSQRELASLLGVSLGKTNFCLQALMEKGWIKVQNFKNNKNKLAYTYLLTPSGIEEKAKLTVQYLRIKMQEYEVLRREIHELSKEVEDSALIIN; encoded by the coding sequence ATGTTATCCGATGATATAAGACATAAAATATTCAAGGCATTAGAAGAAAACCCAGAAGTTAGCCAAAGAGAGCTGGCAAGTTTACTTGGGGTGAGCCTTGGAAAGACAAATTTCTGTTTGCAGGCATTGATGGAAAAGGGTTGGATTAAAGTCCAGAATTTTAAGAACAACAAGAATAAATTAGCCTATACGTATCTTCTTACTCCATCCGGAATAGAGGAAAAGGCAAAATTAACCGTCCAATATTTACGTATTAAGATGCAAGAATACGAGGTTTTGAGGCGGGAAATTCATGAGCTTTCCAAAGAAGTAGAAGATTCAGCATTAATAATCAATTAA
- a CDS encoding ABC transporter permease, with product MNKFFNFLFDIYKFREILWDLIKRDVKNRYLGSYLGFFWAFIQPLINLALLWFVFTYGLKARPESEVPFVIWLMTGLLPWNFISESILGSTNSILENSFLVKKVVFRVSLLPIVKVMSASLVHLFFIFVLLLALILNGLPITIHSLQIPYYFGLTIFFVLGLSWITSSVIIFFRDLGQIIAIGIQFAFWLTPIFWSYKAIPEKYLYLLSLNPFFYITEGYRDALINHVWFWNKSLSSFFFLALTASLLVIGNILFRKLRPHFADVL from the coding sequence TTGAATAAGTTTTTTAATTTCTTATTTGATATCTACAAGTTTAGAGAAATTCTCTGGGACTTAATCAAAAGAGATGTTAAGAACCGTTATCTTGGTTCTTATTTAGGATTTTTTTGGGCGTTCATTCAGCCTTTGATTAATTTAGCCTTGCTCTGGTTTGTGTTTACTTATGGATTAAAAGCACGACCGGAGTCAGAAGTTCCTTTTGTGATTTGGTTAATGACAGGACTTCTTCCCTGGAATTTTATCAGCGAAAGTATTTTGGGCTCTACTAATTCAATTTTAGAAAATAGCTTTTTAGTGAAGAAAGTTGTATTTAGAGTGAGCTTGCTTCCTATCGTGAAGGTAATGTCGGCTAGCCTCGTGCATCTCTTTTTCATTTTTGTATTGCTACTCGCTTTGATTTTGAATGGATTGCCCATTACAATTCACTCTTTGCAAATTCCTTATTATTTTGGACTGACGATTTTTTTTGTTCTGGGTCTTTCCTGGATTACTTCTTCTGTAATCATTTTCTTTCGGGACTTAGGGCAAATCATTGCTATAGGAATTCAATTTGCCTTTTGGCTGACTCCTATTTTTTGGTCTTATAAAGCAATACCGGAAAAATATTTATATCTACTAAGTCTGAATCCTTTCTTTTATATCACCGAAGGATATAGAGACGCACTGATCAATCATGTTTGGTTTTGGAATAAGTCTCTTTCTAGTTTCTTTTTTCTTGCCCTCACTGCGTCTCTATTAGTCATCGGAAATATTCTATTTAGAAAACTAAGACCGCACTTCGCGGATGTATTATAA
- a CDS encoding GDP-L-fucose synthase has protein sequence MQKDSKIYIAGHKGLVGSAIERVLRKEGFTNIVGKTRQELNLTNQPDVDAFFEKERPEYVFLAAAKVGGIHANNTFPAEFIFSNIQIQNNVIDACYRYKTKKLVFLGSSCIYPKFAKQPMDEGQLLDGKLEPTNEPYAVAKIAGIIMCQSYNRQYGTNFISVMPTNLYGPGDNYHPQNSHVLPALIRRFHEAKVNNAPEVVVWGTGKPLREVLFSDDMARACVFLMNSYDVSGDARGGEHVNVGSGIEVSIKELAETIKDVVAYPGKLTFDLTKPDGTSRKLLDVSKLHRMGWKHQVELREGIRIAYDDFLKTGGAER, from the coding sequence ATGCAAAAAGATTCAAAAATATATATAGCCGGTCACAAGGGATTAGTTGGTTCTGCGATTGAAAGAGTTCTTCGCAAAGAAGGATTTACAAATATCGTTGGAAAAACTAGACAGGAACTCAATTTAACTAATCAACCCGATGTAGATGCCTTTTTTGAAAAAGAAAGACCTGAGTATGTGTTCCTGGCAGCGGCGAAAGTAGGTGGGATTCATGCGAATAATACCTTTCCAGCAGAATTCATTTTCTCCAATATTCAAATTCAAAACAATGTGATAGATGCCTGCTATCGTTATAAAACAAAAAAATTAGTCTTTCTTGGATCTTCTTGTATCTATCCAAAGTTTGCAAAGCAACCAATGGATGAAGGTCAACTGCTAGATGGAAAATTAGAGCCGACTAACGAGCCTTATGCGGTGGCAAAAATTGCAGGAATCATCATGTGTCAAAGTTACAATAGACAATATGGAACAAATTTCATTTCTGTCATGCCTACTAATCTTTATGGACCGGGTGACAACTATCATCCGCAAAATTCTCATGTATTGCCCGCGCTCATTCGACGCTTCCATGAAGCTAAAGTAAACAATGCTCCTGAAGTAGTAGTTTGGGGAACAGGAAAGCCGCTACGTGAAGTTTTATTTTCAGATGATATGGCGAGAGCTTGTGTGTTCTTAATGAATAGCTACGATGTATCGGGAGATGCAAGAGGCGGAGAGCATGTAAATGTTGGCTCTGGAATTGAAGTCAGCATCAAAGAATTGGCGGAAACAATCAAAGACGTTGTGGCTTATCCCGGTAAGCTTACATTTGATTTAACAAAGCCAGACGGAACTTCTCGAAAGCTTTTGGATGTTTCTAAACTCCATAGAATGGGTTGGAAGCACCAAGTGGAGCTAAGAGAAGGTATCCGCATTGCGTATGATGATTTTCTAAAGACGGGTGGAGCAGAGAGATAG
- a CDS encoding ATP-binding protein, which translates to MKKLPIGIQTFSKIRTEDYCYIDKTRNLFELVNSGTYFFLSRPRRFGKSLFLDTLREAFLGNKTLFEGLYLEKNWDWSKKHPVVRIDFGSGVLKSKEELEKKISDILFFHLETYELDPFKTQSISGNLEELIRNLQKKYSEKVVILIDEYDKPILDNITEKEIAREMRDGLRNLYSAIKGADAFNKFVFITGVSKFSKVNLFSGLNNLQDITLDERYATICGYTEEELSIFNERLFNVNRDELRLWYNGYNFLGDKVYNPFDILLFLDRKEYHNYWFETGNSSFLIHLIREYKYNSVEIENVKISEESLGAFDVDNIELEALLFQTGYLTIAEKFKVGSQIHYLLKYPNLEVKASLTEVILKFLTENKKIVNVKSELFQILQKSELSKMKDVFHSFFASIPHDWYRKNQLANYEGYYASIFYCYFTALGLDVRAEDVTNHGQVDLTVFLENNVYVFEFKVIEISEAGSALAQIKERRYYEKYLKSSGFLNSDNPLSIYLVGVEFSKDNKNITNYEWEKI; encoded by the coding sequence ATGAAAAAGCTTCCCATTGGAATTCAGACATTTTCCAAAATTCGAACAGAGGATTATTGCTACATTGACAAAACAAGAAACCTCTTCGAGTTAGTGAATTCTGGAACATACTTTTTTTTATCTCGTCCTCGACGATTCGGAAAAAGTCTTTTTTTGGATACTTTACGGGAAGCATTTTTAGGAAATAAAACACTCTTCGAAGGACTCTATCTAGAAAAGAATTGGGACTGGTCTAAGAAGCATCCTGTGGTTCGAATCGATTTTGGTAGCGGAGTTTTAAAAAGCAAAGAAGAACTAGAAAAAAAGATTTCAGATATTTTATTTTTTCATCTGGAAACTTACGAACTCGATCCGTTTAAAACACAAAGCATTTCTGGAAACTTAGAAGAGTTGATTCGAAATTTGCAGAAGAAGTATTCAGAGAAAGTGGTAATCCTAATCGATGAATATGATAAGCCTATTTTGGATAATATTACTGAAAAAGAAATTGCAAGGGAAATGAGAGATGGACTTCGCAATCTTTATTCCGCGATTAAGGGAGCAGATGCCTTTAACAAGTTTGTTTTCATCACCGGTGTATCTAAGTTTTCAAAAGTAAATCTGTTTAGTGGATTAAATAATCTACAAGATATAACTTTGGACGAGCGATATGCTACGATTTGCGGCTACACAGAAGAAGAGCTGTCCATTTTCAATGAGAGGTTATTCAACGTAAATCGCGATGAATTAAGACTTTGGTACAACGGATATAATTTTTTAGGAGATAAAGTATATAATCCTTTTGATATACTTTTATTTTTAGATAGAAAAGAATATCACAACTATTGGTTTGAAACTGGAAATTCTTCCTTTTTAATTCATCTGATTCGGGAATATAAATATAACTCTGTAGAAATCGAAAACGTGAAAATTTCCGAAGAAAGCCTAGGTGCATTTGACGTTGATAATATTGAATTGGAAGCCCTACTTTTTCAGACAGGATACTTAACGATTGCAGAAAAGTTCAAGGTTGGCAGTCAAATCCATTACCTTTTGAAATATCCAAACCTTGAAGTCAAGGCAAGCCTTACAGAAGTCATACTGAAATTTCTTACGGAAAACAAGAAAATAGTAAACGTAAAATCAGAATTATTTCAAATTTTACAAAAATCAGAATTATCAAAAATGAAGGATGTCTTTCATTCTTTCTTTGCTTCGATCCCTCACGACTGGTATCGTAAAAACCAACTGGCAAATTATGAAGGATACTATGCATCCATTTTTTATTGCTACTTCACAGCTTTGGGATTAGATGTAAGAGCTGAGGATGTAACCAATCATGGTCAAGTGGATTTAACAGTTTTTTTAGAAAACAATGTTTATGTTTTTGAATTCAAAGTAATCGAAATTTCGGAAGCAGGATCTGCCCTAGCACAAATCAAAGAGCGCAGATACTACGAAAAATACCTTAAATCGAGCGGCTTTCTAAACAGTGATAACCCTCTTTCCATTTATTTAGTAGGGGTCGAGTTTTCAAAAGATAATAAAAATATCACAAATTATGAATGGGAAAAGATATAA
- a CDS encoding ATP-binding cassette domain-containing protein produces MTNHSIDYQNISSESAEELNHHSLNFSNVSIKVESLSKIYKLYNTPMDRLKETMHPFRKKYHKDFFALKDISFEVKKGETFGIIGKNGSGKSTLLKIITGVLSPSSGNVTVNGRVSSLLELGAGFNPELNGIENIYFYGTINGFSKEEMDSRLDSILAFADIGEFVFQPVKSYSSGMYVRLAFAVAIQVDPEILIIDEALSVGDIFFQQKCARRMSDLKEKGVTIIFVSHDMGSVLNLCNQVVYLKNGVVFGVGESSKMIAEYYKEASEEEITKSTPAKKEEVPISESISNDRIQKCQEKSLLKNLEENEFLKVLAINITDISETPSLNFKIGEKGIFILIFQSKVELANLFSTFILRNRFDQIIFSGGTYTKRLNGQNCEIGKAYQFKMEVELSIEAGLYTLEIQIGQPNAAQLNRGIGVFSSSRLGPITVQWDYESEIAPFYGMLGLNYEV; encoded by the coding sequence ATGACAAATCATAGTATAGATTATCAAAATATTTCTTCTGAGAGTGCAGAAGAATTAAATCATCATAGCTTAAATTTTTCCAACGTAAGCATAAAAGTGGAAAGTTTAAGTAAAATCTATAAACTCTATAATACGCCCATGGATCGTTTAAAAGAAACGATGCATCCTTTTCGAAAGAAATATCATAAAGATTTTTTTGCTTTGAAAGATATAAGTTTCGAAGTGAAAAAAGGAGAAACCTTTGGAATCATCGGCAAAAACGGCTCCGGAAAATCAACACTTCTAAAAATCATCACAGGAGTTCTTTCTCCTAGCTCTGGCAATGTTACGGTAAACGGAAGAGTATCCTCTCTTTTAGAATTAGGTGCTGGTTTTAATCCCGAACTCAATGGAATCGAAAATATTTATTTCTATGGAACTATCAATGGATTTTCGAAAGAAGAAATGGATTCTAGATTGGATTCCATTCTTGCCTTTGCGGATATTGGCGAGTTTGTGTTCCAACCAGTAAAATCCTATTCGAGTGGAATGTATGTTCGTCTAGCCTTTGCCGTTGCCATTCAAGTCGATCCCGAAATTCTAATCATAGACGAAGCACTTTCTGTCGGTGATATTTTTTTTCAACAGAAGTGTGCTAGGCGCATGAGTGATTTAAAAGAAAAAGGTGTTACTATTATTTTTGTTTCTCATGATATGGGCTCTGTTTTAAACCTCTGCAATCAAGTTGTTTATTTAAAAAATGGAGTCGTTTTTGGAGTGGGGGAATCTAGTAAAATGATTGCTGAATATTACAAAGAAGCTTCCGAGGAAGAAATTACTAAAAGCACCCCAGCAAAGAAAGAAGAAGTTCCGATTTCAGAATCTATTTCCAATGATCGTATTCAAAAATGCCAGGAAAAATCTTTACTTAAAAACTTAGAAGAGAATGAATTTTTAAAAGTCTTGGCTATCAATATCACAGATATAAGTGAGACTCCTAGTTTAAATTTTAAAATTGGGGAAAAAGGGATCTTTATTCTTATATTTCAATCCAAAGTAGAACTAGCTAATTTGTTTAGCACCTTTATATTAAGGAATCGATTTGATCAGATTATTTTTTCCGGTGGGACATATACGAAAAGACTGAACGGTCAAAATTGCGAAATCGGAAAGGCATATCAATTTAAAATGGAAGTGGAACTTAGCATTGAAGCTGGTTTGTATACATTGGAAATTCAAATCGGACAACCAAATGCTGCACAATTAAATAGAGGCATAGGTGTTTTTTCTTCTTCAAGGTTAGGTCCTATAACAGTCCAATGGGATTATGAAAGTGAAATTGCTCCATTTTATGGTATGCTTGGATTGAACTATGAAGTTTGA
- a CDS encoding NAD(P)/FAD-dependent oxidoreductase: protein MIGLACARELASYKKEFYILEKENQFGTGISSRNSEVIHSGIYYNPDSLKTKLCIEGRKLLYRYCEEKKVSYKKTGKLIVATDESEIPTLKTLFENGKQNGVDGLYFWEESQIKKAEPDIQAVAAIYCRETGIVETKELMTAYLADAENASGTLVLNKHPVKIKRNQNNWEILLSDGTEFTTEKIINACGLGARKFIQCIEDFPKDKIPDLKMAKGHYFSLTKTAKKFSHLIYPLPQIGGLGVHLTLDLAGGVRFGPDVHWVEKENYEVPESLRSVFFESVKRYLPWIEPENLQPGYAGIRPKLHGPKEKFADFKIQTEADHGMKGLVNLLGIESPGITASLAIAKLVVENGFN from the coding sequence TTTTATATCTTAGAAAAAGAAAATCAATTTGGAACTGGAATTAGTTCTAGAAACAGCGAAGTAATCCATTCTGGAATTTATTACAATCCAGACAGTCTGAAAACAAAACTCTGCATAGAAGGTAGAAAATTACTATATCGCTATTGCGAAGAAAAAAAAGTTTCTTACAAAAAAACAGGCAAATTGATAGTAGCCACAGACGAAAGTGAAATACCAACACTTAAAACTCTTTTTGAAAATGGAAAGCAAAATGGAGTAGACGGACTTTATTTTTGGGAAGAATCCCAAATTAAAAAAGCAGAACCGGACATACAAGCAGTAGCCGCTATTTATTGCAGGGAAACAGGAATTGTTGAAACTAAGGAGTTAATGACGGCTTACCTCGCAGACGCAGAAAATGCGAGTGGAACTTTAGTTTTAAATAAACATCCTGTGAAAATCAAACGCAATCAAAACAATTGGGAAATCTTACTTTCCGATGGAACAGAATTTACAACGGAAAAAATAATCAATGCCTGTGGATTGGGGGCAAGAAAATTTATTCAATGTATAGAAGATTTTCCAAAAGATAAAATTCCAGATTTGAAAATGGCGAAGGGGCATTATTTTTCACTAACCAAAACTGCAAAAAAGTTTTCTCATTTAATCTATCCACTTCCGCAAATAGGTGGTCTAGGAGTTCATTTGACATTAGACCTAGCGGGTGGAGTTCGATTTGGACCTGATGTGCATTGGGTTGAAAAAGAAAATTATGAAGTTCCTGAATCTTTGCGCTCTGTGTTTTTTGAATCGGTTAAGCGTTATTTGCCCTGGATAGAGCCTGAAAATTTACAACCCGGATATGCGGGCATTCGACCCAAATTGCATGGACCAAAGGAAAAATTTGCAGACTTCAAAATTCAAACAGAAGCCGATCATGGGATGAAAGGTTTGGTCAATTTACTCGGAATTGAATCTCCCGGAATCACAGCGTCCCTTGCGATTGCAAAATTGGTCGTGGAAAATGGATTTAATTAA